The following are from one region of the Melospiza melodia melodia isolate bMelMel2 chromosome 16, bMelMel2.pri, whole genome shotgun sequence genome:
- the NONO gene encoding non-POU domain-containing octamer-binding protein isoform X1 — protein MQGNKGFNMEKQNHAPRKQHQQHPPPSIPANGQQANSQSESRARRGGPPGPALEQLCTLFPSDEGLTIDLKNFRKPGEKTFTQRSRLFVGNLPPDITEEEMRKLFEKYGKAGEVFIHKDKGFGFIRLETRTLAEIAKVELDNMPLRGKQLRVRFACHSASLTVRNLPQFVSNELLEEAFSVFGQVERAVVIVDDRGRSSGKGIVEFSGKPAARKALDRCSDGSFLLTTFPRPVTVEPMDQYDDEEGLPEKLVIKNQQYHKEREQPPRFAQPGSFEYEYAMRWKALIEMEKQQQEQVDRNIKEAREKLEMEMEAARHEHQVMLMRQDLMRRQEELRRMEELHNQEVQKRKQLELRQEEERRRREEEMRRQQEEMMRRQQEGFKGNFADAREPPDMRMGQMGMGGTIGMNNRGAMGGTNVPAPAPPAAGPGAMIPDGAMGMTPPPPPDRFGQGGAMEGLGAMGGNPPAFNRGNPGGDFGPNKRRRY, from the exons ATGCAGGGCAACAAGGGCTTCAACATGGAGAAGCAGAACCACGCTCCGCgcaagcagcaccagcagcacccgcCGCCGTCCATCCCCGCGAACGGGCAGCAGGCCAACAGCCAGAGTGAGTCCCGGGCCCGCCGCGggggcccgcccggccccgctctgg AGCAGCTGTGTACCTTATTCCCCTCAGATGAAGGCCTGACCATTGACCTGAAGAATTTCCGGAAACCCGGGGAAAAGACCTTCACCCAAAGGAGCCGCCTCTTTGTGGGGAATCTGCCCCCTGATATTACAGAGGAAGAGATGAGAAAGTTGTTTGAGAAGTATGGCAAGGCAGGGGAAGTCTTCATACACAAGGACAAAGGCTTTGGTTTTATCAGGCTG GAAACTCGCACCCTGGCAGAGATTGCCAAGGTGGAGCTGGACAACATGCCTCTGCGTGGGAAGCAGCTCCGCGTGCGCTTTGCCTGCCACAGCGCCTCGCTGACGGTCAGGAACCTGCCTCAGTTTGTGTCCAACGAGCTCCTGGAGGAAGCCTTCTCAGTGTTTGGCCAGGTGGAAAGGGCTGTGGTTATTGTGGATGACAGAGGACGATCCTCTGGGAAAGGCATTGTGGAGTTCTCAGGGAAGCCTGCTGCTAGGAAGGCGCTGGATAGATGTAGTGATGGGTCTTTCCTGCTGACTAC ATTCCCTCGCCCTGTCACTGTGGAGCCCATGGATCAGTATGATGATGAGGAGGGTCTACCAGAGAAACTAGTCATCAAAAATCAGCAGTATCACAA GGAGCGTGAGCAGCCTCCTCGGTTTGCACAGCCTGGCAGCTTTGAGTATGAATATGCCATGCGTTGGAAGGCTTTGATAGAgatggagaagcagcagcaggaacaagtAGATCGCAACATCAAGGAAGCTCGAGAGAagctggagatggagatggaagcAGCTCGCCACGAGCACCAAGTGATGCTCATGCGACAAG ATTTAATGAGGCGCCAGGAGGAGCTGAGGAGAATGGAGGAATTGCATAACCAAGAAGTACAAAAACGTAAACAGTTGGAACTCAG GCAAGAGGAGGAGCGCAGGCGCCGTGAGGAGGAGATgagaaggcagcaggaggagatgaTGAGACGCCAGCAGGAAGGCTTCAAAGGGAATTTTGCTGATGCG AGGGAGCCACCAGACATGCGAATGGGACAGATGGGTATGGGAG gtacCATTGGCATGAACAATAGAGGAGCTATGGGTGGTACCAATGTCCCAGCTCCTGCAcctcctgctgctggtcctggaGCTATGATCCCTGATGGAGCCATGGGAATG ACCCCACCACCGCCTCCAGACCGCTTTGGCCAGGGTGGAGCCATGGAAGGCCTCGGGGCCATGGGAGGGAACCCGCCCGCCTTCAACCGCGGAAACCCGGGCGGGGATTTCGGCCCCAACAAGCGCCGCAGATACTGA
- the NONO gene encoding non-POU domain-containing octamer-binding protein isoform X3: MQGNKGFNMEKQNHAPRKQHQQHPPPSIPANGQQANSQKQLCTLFPSDEGLTIDLKNFRKPGEKTFTQRSRLFVGNLPPDITEEEMRKLFEKYGKAGEVFIHKDKGFGFIRLETRTLAEIAKVELDNMPLRGKQLRVRFACHSASLTVRNLPQFVSNELLEEAFSVFGQVERAVVIVDDRGRSSGKGIVEFSGKPAARKALDRCSDGSFLLTTFPRPVTVEPMDQYDDEEGLPEKLVIKNQQYHKEREQPPRFAQPGSFEYEYAMRWKALIEMEKQQQEQVDRNIKEAREKLEMEMEAARHEHQVMLMRQDLMRRQEELRRMEELHNQEVQKRKQLELRQEEERRRREEEMRRQQEEMMRRQQEGFKGNFADAREPPDMRMGQMGMGGTIGMNNRGAMGGTNVPAPAPPAAGPGAMIPDGAMGMTPPPPPDRFGQGGAMEGLGAMGGNPPAFNRGNPGGDFGPNKRRRY; this comes from the exons ATGCAGGGCAACAAGGGCTTCAACATGGAGAAGCAGAACCACGCTCCGCgcaagcagcaccagcagcacccgcCGCCGTCCATCCCCGCGAACGGGCAGCAGGCCAACAGCCAGA AGCAGCTGTGTACCTTATTCCCCTCAGATGAAGGCCTGACCATTGACCTGAAGAATTTCCGGAAACCCGGGGAAAAGACCTTCACCCAAAGGAGCCGCCTCTTTGTGGGGAATCTGCCCCCTGATATTACAGAGGAAGAGATGAGAAAGTTGTTTGAGAAGTATGGCAAGGCAGGGGAAGTCTTCATACACAAGGACAAAGGCTTTGGTTTTATCAGGCTG GAAACTCGCACCCTGGCAGAGATTGCCAAGGTGGAGCTGGACAACATGCCTCTGCGTGGGAAGCAGCTCCGCGTGCGCTTTGCCTGCCACAGCGCCTCGCTGACGGTCAGGAACCTGCCTCAGTTTGTGTCCAACGAGCTCCTGGAGGAAGCCTTCTCAGTGTTTGGCCAGGTGGAAAGGGCTGTGGTTATTGTGGATGACAGAGGACGATCCTCTGGGAAAGGCATTGTGGAGTTCTCAGGGAAGCCTGCTGCTAGGAAGGCGCTGGATAGATGTAGTGATGGGTCTTTCCTGCTGACTAC ATTCCCTCGCCCTGTCACTGTGGAGCCCATGGATCAGTATGATGATGAGGAGGGTCTACCAGAGAAACTAGTCATCAAAAATCAGCAGTATCACAA GGAGCGTGAGCAGCCTCCTCGGTTTGCACAGCCTGGCAGCTTTGAGTATGAATATGCCATGCGTTGGAAGGCTTTGATAGAgatggagaagcagcagcaggaacaagtAGATCGCAACATCAAGGAAGCTCGAGAGAagctggagatggagatggaagcAGCTCGCCACGAGCACCAAGTGATGCTCATGCGACAAG ATTTAATGAGGCGCCAGGAGGAGCTGAGGAGAATGGAGGAATTGCATAACCAAGAAGTACAAAAACGTAAACAGTTGGAACTCAG GCAAGAGGAGGAGCGCAGGCGCCGTGAGGAGGAGATgagaaggcagcaggaggagatgaTGAGACGCCAGCAGGAAGGCTTCAAAGGGAATTTTGCTGATGCG AGGGAGCCACCAGACATGCGAATGGGACAGATGGGTATGGGAG gtacCATTGGCATGAACAATAGAGGAGCTATGGGTGGTACCAATGTCCCAGCTCCTGCAcctcctgctgctggtcctggaGCTATGATCCCTGATGGAGCCATGGGAATG ACCCCACCACCGCCTCCAGACCGCTTTGGCCAGGGTGGAGCCATGGAAGGCCTCGGGGCCATGGGAGGGAACCCGCCCGCCTTCAACCGCGGAAACCCGGGCGGGGATTTCGGCCCCAACAAGCGCCGCAGATACTGA
- the NONO gene encoding non-POU domain-containing octamer-binding protein isoform X4 → MQGNKGFNMEKQNHAPRKQHQQHPPPSIPANGQQANSQNEGLTIDLKNFRKPGEKTFTQRSRLFVGNLPPDITEEEMRKLFEKYGKAGEVFIHKDKGFGFIRLETRTLAEIAKVELDNMPLRGKQLRVRFACHSASLTVRNLPQFVSNELLEEAFSVFGQVERAVVIVDDRGRSSGKGIVEFSGKPAARKALDRCSDGSFLLTTFPRPVTVEPMDQYDDEEGLPEKLVIKNQQYHKEREQPPRFAQPGSFEYEYAMRWKALIEMEKQQQEQVDRNIKEAREKLEMEMEAARHEHQVMLMRQDLMRRQEELRRMEELHNQEVQKRKQLELRQEEERRRREEEMRRQQEEMMRRQQEGFKGNFADAREPPDMRMGQMGMGGTIGMNNRGAMGGTNVPAPAPPAAGPGAMIPDGAMGMTPPPPPDRFGQGGAMEGLGAMGGNPPAFNRGNPGGDFGPNKRRRY, encoded by the exons ATGCAGGGCAACAAGGGCTTCAACATGGAGAAGCAGAACCACGCTCCGCgcaagcagcaccagcagcacccgcCGCCGTCCATCCCCGCGAACGGGCAGCAGGCCAACAGCCAGA ATGAAGGCCTGACCATTGACCTGAAGAATTTCCGGAAACCCGGGGAAAAGACCTTCACCCAAAGGAGCCGCCTCTTTGTGGGGAATCTGCCCCCTGATATTACAGAGGAAGAGATGAGAAAGTTGTTTGAGAAGTATGGCAAGGCAGGGGAAGTCTTCATACACAAGGACAAAGGCTTTGGTTTTATCAGGCTG GAAACTCGCACCCTGGCAGAGATTGCCAAGGTGGAGCTGGACAACATGCCTCTGCGTGGGAAGCAGCTCCGCGTGCGCTTTGCCTGCCACAGCGCCTCGCTGACGGTCAGGAACCTGCCTCAGTTTGTGTCCAACGAGCTCCTGGAGGAAGCCTTCTCAGTGTTTGGCCAGGTGGAAAGGGCTGTGGTTATTGTGGATGACAGAGGACGATCCTCTGGGAAAGGCATTGTGGAGTTCTCAGGGAAGCCTGCTGCTAGGAAGGCGCTGGATAGATGTAGTGATGGGTCTTTCCTGCTGACTAC ATTCCCTCGCCCTGTCACTGTGGAGCCCATGGATCAGTATGATGATGAGGAGGGTCTACCAGAGAAACTAGTCATCAAAAATCAGCAGTATCACAA GGAGCGTGAGCAGCCTCCTCGGTTTGCACAGCCTGGCAGCTTTGAGTATGAATATGCCATGCGTTGGAAGGCTTTGATAGAgatggagaagcagcagcaggaacaagtAGATCGCAACATCAAGGAAGCTCGAGAGAagctggagatggagatggaagcAGCTCGCCACGAGCACCAAGTGATGCTCATGCGACAAG ATTTAATGAGGCGCCAGGAGGAGCTGAGGAGAATGGAGGAATTGCATAACCAAGAAGTACAAAAACGTAAACAGTTGGAACTCAG GCAAGAGGAGGAGCGCAGGCGCCGTGAGGAGGAGATgagaaggcagcaggaggagatgaTGAGACGCCAGCAGGAAGGCTTCAAAGGGAATTTTGCTGATGCG AGGGAGCCACCAGACATGCGAATGGGACAGATGGGTATGGGAG gtacCATTGGCATGAACAATAGAGGAGCTATGGGTGGTACCAATGTCCCAGCTCCTGCAcctcctgctgctggtcctggaGCTATGATCCCTGATGGAGCCATGGGAATG ACCCCACCACCGCCTCCAGACCGCTTTGGCCAGGGTGGAGCCATGGAAGGCCTCGGGGCCATGGGAGGGAACCCGCCCGCCTTCAACCGCGGAAACCCGGGCGGGGATTTCGGCCCCAACAAGCGCCGCAGATACTGA
- the LOC134425887 gene encoding collagen alpha-1(III) chain-like, with product MGAPHPFRGTPETTPLQSEGPRGSPWNRGGDGGQRPPLRDPPQGAPKRPPRGGGERHRPRPLEGHRPRPLPQGARTPPPLPGGLTHPPTLVPAPHAPAPPPLRGAPRPARGPIRTSRDTAGAHPRPPPLNPDSGRGPFKWRRRSEPSTRCQPTGGRRRRPIGCAERGTRSHRPRWGLGSRDSLTSGCRGNAERSPELGIGSTARIATGGWKTWGGSTWRSGSRRAGGTEPGAGDGRGLAGHGGVRGGSTMGGAGQNGAPRFPPVPTRPPAKRGADRTEWARHPAPRPPLNPLAAASPGPSPAVVPGGPVRPHRHGLYLHAEGPTRPSPGAATASPKLERLPGAVSDSAAGRGFRGGPGRGTAPGRDRPGRRPHSRHRLPRHPPPVPVLRSRTARRARPCGFPACGHTGEPGAHRERAAELRESRGGSARAVSRPGSRARERSGRGRAAPAPVRRRERRGLGQGGEVKPARGTTRPRSQSARCAPRGRSRLPPHSDGNGLRATRGSPRLEAARSGHGDGEHLEETGSAQAGPPALPGSGALAGVGKPRPDPPRSRRGARRGGTRSAPPLAL from the exons ATGGGGGCTCCCCATCCATTCCGGGGGACTCCAGAGACCACCCCTCTCCAGAGCGAGGGCCCACGGGGGTCTCCATGGAACCGAGGTGGGGATGGGGGCCAG CGCCCCCCCCTCCGGGACCCGCCGCAGGGCGCCCCCAAGCGGCCGCCCCGGGGAGGGGGCGAGCGGCACCGGCCACGCCCCCTCGAGGGGCACCGGCCACGCCCCCTCCCGCAAGGCGCGcgcacccccccccccctccccggggGGCTCACCCACCCCCCCACCCTGGTACCCGCGCCGcacgcgcccgccccgccccctcTTCGCGGGGCCCCAAGACCGGCCCGTGGCCCCATCCGCACCTCCCGGGACACCGCCGGGGCACACCCGCGGCCGCCACCGCTC AACCCGGATTCGGGTCGCGGCCCCTTTAAATGGAGGCGCCGCTCGGAGCCCTCAACGCGCTGCCAGCCGacgggggggcggcggcggcgccctaTTGGCTGTGCGGAGCGAGGGACGCGCTCTCATAGGCCGCGGTGGGGCCTAGGCTCGCGAGACTCGCTCACGAGCGGCTGCCGCGGAAACGCGGAGCGGAGCCCCGAGCTCGGGATCGGCTCGACAGCCCGGATCGCCACGGGCGGCTGGAAAACCTGGGGCGGATCCACCTGGCGGAGCGGgtcccggcgggcgggcggcacGGAGCCGGGCGCGGGCGACGGCCGCGGATTGGCGGGGCACGGCGGGGTGCGGGGGGGGAGCACGATGGGAGGGGCGGGCCAGAACGGGGCGCCCCGGTTCCCGCCGGTGCCCACGCGGCCGCCCGCAAAGCGCGGAGCGGATCGCACGGAATGGGCTCGCCACCCCGCTCCCCGCCCCCCCCTTAACCCTCTCGCTGCCGCCTctcccggccccagccccgctgtcGTCCCGGGGGGTCCGGTCCGGCCGCACCGCCACGGCCTCTACCTGCACGCGGAGGGACCCACCCGGCCGAGCCCGGGCGCCGCCACCGCCTCCCCGAAGCTGGAGCGTCTCCCCGGGGCGGTGAGTGACAGCGCGGCCGGGCGGGGCTTCCGCGGGGGCCCGGGACGCGGCACCGCCCCCGGGAGggaccgcccgggccggcgcccccatTCCCGGCACCGCCTCCCCCGGCATCCCCCTCCCGTGCCCGTGCTGCGCTCCCGCAccgcccgcagagcccggc CCTGCGGTttcccggcctgcgggcacacgGGGGAGCCGGGGGCACACCGGGAGCGGGCGGCGGAGCTGCGGGAAAGCCGCGGGGGCTCCGCAAGGGCTGTGAGCCGCCCGGGGTCCCGTGCCCGGGAGCGGTCTGGCCGCGGGCGCGCGGCACCTGCGCCGgtgaggcggcgggagcggcggggttTAGGGCAAGGCGGTGAAGTGAAACCCGCCCGAGGCACGACACGACCGCGCTCCCAGAGCGCCCGGTGCGCTCCCAGGGGCAGGAGCCGCCTTCCTCCGCACAGCGACGGGAACGGGCTCCGGGCGACGAGGGGGAGCCCGCGGCTGGAGGCGGCAAGGAGCGGGCACGGGGATGGAGAACACCTAGAGGAGACCGGATCGGCACAGGCCGGCCCCCCGGCGCTGCCGGGCTCCGGTGCACTGGCCGGGGTGGGGAAGCCAAGGCCGGACCCGCCCCGGAGCCGTcggggggcgcggcggggcggcaCGCGCTCGGCGCCGCCGCTGGCCCTTTAA
- the NONO gene encoding non-POU domain-containing octamer-binding protein isoform X2, producing MQGNKGFNMEKQNHAPRKQHQQHPPPSIPANGQQANSQSESRARRGGPPGPALDEGLTIDLKNFRKPGEKTFTQRSRLFVGNLPPDITEEEMRKLFEKYGKAGEVFIHKDKGFGFIRLETRTLAEIAKVELDNMPLRGKQLRVRFACHSASLTVRNLPQFVSNELLEEAFSVFGQVERAVVIVDDRGRSSGKGIVEFSGKPAARKALDRCSDGSFLLTTFPRPVTVEPMDQYDDEEGLPEKLVIKNQQYHKEREQPPRFAQPGSFEYEYAMRWKALIEMEKQQQEQVDRNIKEAREKLEMEMEAARHEHQVMLMRQDLMRRQEELRRMEELHNQEVQKRKQLELRQEEERRRREEEMRRQQEEMMRRQQEGFKGNFADAREPPDMRMGQMGMGGTIGMNNRGAMGGTNVPAPAPPAAGPGAMIPDGAMGMTPPPPPDRFGQGGAMEGLGAMGGNPPAFNRGNPGGDFGPNKRRRY from the exons ATGCAGGGCAACAAGGGCTTCAACATGGAGAAGCAGAACCACGCTCCGCgcaagcagcaccagcagcacccgcCGCCGTCCATCCCCGCGAACGGGCAGCAGGCCAACAGCCAGAGTGAGTCCCGGGCCCGCCGCGggggcccgcccggccccgctctgg ATGAAGGCCTGACCATTGACCTGAAGAATTTCCGGAAACCCGGGGAAAAGACCTTCACCCAAAGGAGCCGCCTCTTTGTGGGGAATCTGCCCCCTGATATTACAGAGGAAGAGATGAGAAAGTTGTTTGAGAAGTATGGCAAGGCAGGGGAAGTCTTCATACACAAGGACAAAGGCTTTGGTTTTATCAGGCTG GAAACTCGCACCCTGGCAGAGATTGCCAAGGTGGAGCTGGACAACATGCCTCTGCGTGGGAAGCAGCTCCGCGTGCGCTTTGCCTGCCACAGCGCCTCGCTGACGGTCAGGAACCTGCCTCAGTTTGTGTCCAACGAGCTCCTGGAGGAAGCCTTCTCAGTGTTTGGCCAGGTGGAAAGGGCTGTGGTTATTGTGGATGACAGAGGACGATCCTCTGGGAAAGGCATTGTGGAGTTCTCAGGGAAGCCTGCTGCTAGGAAGGCGCTGGATAGATGTAGTGATGGGTCTTTCCTGCTGACTAC ATTCCCTCGCCCTGTCACTGTGGAGCCCATGGATCAGTATGATGATGAGGAGGGTCTACCAGAGAAACTAGTCATCAAAAATCAGCAGTATCACAA GGAGCGTGAGCAGCCTCCTCGGTTTGCACAGCCTGGCAGCTTTGAGTATGAATATGCCATGCGTTGGAAGGCTTTGATAGAgatggagaagcagcagcaggaacaagtAGATCGCAACATCAAGGAAGCTCGAGAGAagctggagatggagatggaagcAGCTCGCCACGAGCACCAAGTGATGCTCATGCGACAAG ATTTAATGAGGCGCCAGGAGGAGCTGAGGAGAATGGAGGAATTGCATAACCAAGAAGTACAAAAACGTAAACAGTTGGAACTCAG GCAAGAGGAGGAGCGCAGGCGCCGTGAGGAGGAGATgagaaggcagcaggaggagatgaTGAGACGCCAGCAGGAAGGCTTCAAAGGGAATTTTGCTGATGCG AGGGAGCCACCAGACATGCGAATGGGACAGATGGGTATGGGAG gtacCATTGGCATGAACAATAGAGGAGCTATGGGTGGTACCAATGTCCCAGCTCCTGCAcctcctgctgctggtcctggaGCTATGATCCCTGATGGAGCCATGGGAATG ACCCCACCACCGCCTCCAGACCGCTTTGGCCAGGGTGGAGCCATGGAAGGCCTCGGGGCCATGGGAGGGAACCCGCCCGCCTTCAACCGCGGAAACCCGGGCGGGGATTTCGGCCCCAACAAGCGCCGCAGATACTGA